A genomic segment from Salvelinus alpinus chromosome 8, SLU_Salpinus.1, whole genome shotgun sequence encodes:
- the LOC139582516 gene encoding rho-related GTP-binding protein RhoV-like has product MPPQMDYYCEESRVASSCGLMSQETGLEREPAPGLEREPAAISCMLVGDGAVGKTSMIVSYTSNGYPTEYKQTGFDVFSGQVQVEGAPVRIQLLDTAGQEVFDDFRSLSYSQTDVFLLCFSVVNPTSFHNVTNKWIPEIRACNPSAPIILVGTQSDLLLDVNVLINLARGGVKPVLTPRARSMAVKIRAADYVECSSLTQKNLKEAFDAAIFAAIKHKVRKEKKRQLSDRRTKAFSKCSWKKLFCFI; this is encoded by the exons ATGCCACCTCAAATGGATTATTATTGTGAAGAATCCCGCGTCGCCTCTTCATGCGGATTGATGAGCCAAGAGACCGGGTTGGAGAGGGAGCCAGCGCCCGGGTTGGAGAGGGAGCCAGCGGCTATCAGCTGTATGCTGGTGGGGGACGGGGCTGTGGGCAAGACAAGCATGATAGTCAGTTACACCAGCAATGGATACCCCACGGAATACAAACAGACCGGCTTTGATGTCTTTTCTG GTCAGGTCCAAGTAGAAGGAGCCCCAGTCAGAATACAACTACTGGACACAGCTGGACAG GAGGTGTTTGACGATTTCcgctccctctcctactcccagaCGGACGTCTTCCTGCTCTGCTTCAGTGTGGTCAACCCCACCTCCTTCCACAATGTCACCAACAAGTGGATCCCAGAGATCCGAGCCTGCAACCCCTCAGCTCCCATCATCCTCGTGGGCACCCAGTCCGACCTCCTGCTGGACGTCAACGTTCTGATCAACCTGGCCCGTGGCGGGGTCAAACCAGTGCTGACCCCTCGGGCGCGGAGCATGGCGGTGAAGATCAGAGCGGCGGACTATGTCGAGTGTTCTTCGTTGACGCAGAAGAACTTAAAAGAGGCGTTTGACGCGGCCATTTTTGCTGCCATCAAACACAAGGTCAGGAAGGAGAAGAAGAGGCAGCTGTCGGACAGACGCACCAAGGCCTTCTCTAAATGCAGCTGGAAGAAATTATTCTGTTTTATCTGA